A DNA window from SAR86 cluster bacterium contains the following coding sequences:
- a CDS encoding aldo/keto reductase, which translates to MKYRNLGKSGLRLSELSFGSWVTFNHQVDTRLAERMFAICFDAGINFFDNAEAYEAGESEVVMGKALRKLNKPRDSYCVSSKVMFGRIPNFGALPTQKGLSRKHVTEACHQAMHRLQVDYLDLYFCHRPDPRTPIGETVWAMHNLITQGKVLYWGTSEWSADQIKEAYDFAHNNHLSPPTMEQPQYNMLDRQKFEIEYDSLYKEYGLGTTIWSPLASGVLTGKYLNEIPEGSRATLKGYEWLQKRVMESERGKIRQDIVRQLKPIADDLDISLTKLSLAWCLLNPNVSTMILGASKIEQLEENLLATDSVSLLTEEVQNTIQSILNSVDTEAGDPAEDGVD; encoded by the coding sequence ATGAAATACAGAAATTTAGGTAAATCAGGATTAAGACTTTCTGAACTATCGTTTGGCTCATGGGTAACTTTTAATCATCAAGTAGATACGAGGTTAGCAGAAAGAATGTTTGCTATTTGCTTTGATGCAGGTATTAACTTTTTTGATAATGCTGAAGCTTATGAAGCTGGTGAATCTGAGGTAGTTATGGGTAAAGCACTAAGAAAATTAAATAAACCTCGTGACAGTTACTGTGTTTCTTCAAAAGTTATGTTCGGAAGAATACCTAATTTTGGTGCGCTTCCCACTCAAAAGGGATTAAGTAGAAAACATGTAACAGAAGCCTGTCATCAAGCTATGCATAGACTTCAAGTGGACTACTTAGACTTATATTTCTGTCATCGCCCTGATCCTAGAACCCCTATTGGAGAGACCGTTTGGGCAATGCATAATTTAATTACTCAAGGTAAAGTCTTATATTGGGGAACTTCTGAATGGTCAGCTGATCAAATAAAAGAAGCCTATGATTTTGCACATAATAATCATTTATCTCCACCCACTATGGAGCAACCCCAATACAATATGTTAGATAGACAAAAATTTGAGATAGAGTATGACTCCCTATATAAAGAATATGGTTTAGGTACAACTATATGGTCACCATTAGCTTCTGGAGTATTAACTGGAAAATATCTTAATGAAATTCCAGAAGGCTCAAGGGCAACACTTAAAGGTTATGAATGGCTCCAAAAAAGAGTTATGGAATCTGAAAGAGGAAAAATAAGGCAAGATATAGTAAGGCAATTGAAACCCATTGCCGATGACTTAGATATTTCATTGACTAAATTGTCATTAGCTTGGTGTTTACTTAATCCTAATGTTAGTACAATGATTTTAGGTGCTTCTAAAATAGAACAACTTGAAGAAAACCTCTTGGCTACGGATAGTGTTTCCCTTCTAACAGAAGAGGTTCAAAATACAATTCAATCTATCTTGAATAGTGTTGATACTGAAGCAGGAGATCCAGCTGAAGATGGTGTAGATTAA
- a CDS encoding FAD-dependent oxidoreductase yields the protein MVENTNFDFDIIVLGCGASGMLAAISAYENGLKVGIFEKDSVVGGTAAVSGGIIWAPMNSHMKDADIKDSREDAINYFMSLSQGEMDTELLESFIDNCSEAISFLEKHTSISLSILSGYPDYYLDKPGAISGGGRALDNSLFSYLELGEWKDKVRNNGPSLPMTLSETPLGGGSGQLEEEVLQERTKTDQRGMGQALVGGLLKGCIDRGIIPKTNVDVIKLLTKDSEVKGVEVKIGGKIQKLHSSRGVIIATGGFEWNKELVSSFLRGPMTHPASPPSNTGDGLMLAQEVGASLGNMTSAWWTPVLSIPDNSWPDGSQRSSPVLMERTLPHSIIVNKRGNRFCNEATNYSALAGAFQSFDPTTYSYSNLPSWIVFDATHRARYMTGPSIPGSETPEWLVESETITELENKLGIIPGALSSSIEVFNNFVEQGEDKDFSRGKSEYDYFYGDRSLKGISATLGKIEKGPFYAVELKMGCLGTNGGPRTNKFGQVLSVRGELINGLYAVGNVMSGSTGSVYAGAGGTLGPALTFGYLAGMHCAGVNTLKRN from the coding sequence ATGGTTGAAAATACTAATTTTGATTTTGACATTATAGTTCTTGGCTGTGGGGCCAGTGGAATGCTTGCGGCTATATCTGCGTATGAGAACGGTTTGAAAGTTGGTATTTTTGAGAAAGACTCTGTAGTCGGCGGAACGGCAGCTGTTTCTGGAGGGATAATTTGGGCTCCAATGAACAGCCATATGAAAGATGCTGACATTAAAGATTCGAGAGAGGATGCTATAAATTATTTTATGTCATTATCACAAGGAGAGATGGATACTGAATTATTAGAATCATTCATAGATAACTGCTCCGAAGCAATATCATTTTTAGAAAAACATACAAGTATTTCTTTGTCTATATTATCAGGATATCCAGACTATTATTTAGACAAACCAGGAGCTATATCTGGTGGAGGTAGAGCATTAGACAATAGTCTTTTTAGTTACTTAGAATTAGGAGAATGGAAAGATAAAGTTAGAAATAATGGCCCTTCATTGCCAATGACCCTATCTGAAACACCTCTTGGAGGAGGAAGTGGGCAGTTAGAAGAAGAGGTATTGCAAGAAAGAACAAAAACAGATCAACGAGGAATGGGTCAGGCATTGGTAGGAGGGCTTCTTAAAGGGTGCATAGATAGGGGCATAATTCCGAAAACAAATGTTGATGTCATTAAATTGTTAACTAAAGATTCGGAAGTGAAAGGAGTCGAGGTAAAAATAGGAGGTAAGATTCAAAAATTACATTCTTCAAGAGGAGTCATAATAGCCACTGGAGGATTTGAGTGGAATAAAGAATTGGTTTCTTCTTTTCTCAGAGGTCCAATGACTCATCCTGCATCGCCACCTTCAAATACCGGAGATGGTTTAATGCTAGCTCAGGAAGTAGGCGCCTCTTTAGGAAATATGACTAGTGCTTGGTGGACTCCAGTACTATCCATACCTGATAATTCATGGCCAGACGGTTCTCAAAGATCTTCACCTGTCTTAATGGAAAGAACTTTACCTCATTCAATTATAGTTAATAAAAGAGGTAATAGGTTTTGCAATGAAGCAACAAATTATTCCGCTCTTGCAGGAGCTTTTCAGAGCTTTGATCCTACAACTTATTCTTATTCCAATCTTCCATCTTGGATAGTATTTGACGCAACACATAGGGCTAGGTATATGACTGGACCATCTATACCAGGATCGGAGACACCAGAGTGGCTTGTTGAATCAGAGACTATTACCGAATTAGAAAATAAACTTGGAATAATTCCTGGTGCTTTATCTTCTTCTATTGAAGTATTTAATAACTTTGTAGAACAAGGAGAAGATAAGGACTTTTCGAGAGGTAAAAGTGAGTATGATTATTTTTACGGTGATCGATCACTTAAAGGTATATCAGCAACTTTAGGAAAGATTGAAAAAGGCCCATTCTATGCAGTTGAGTTAAAAATGGGATGCCTTGGAACTAATGGAGGTCCAAGGACTAATAAGTTTGGACAAGTTTTATCAGTGAGAGGTGAGTTAATAAATGGACTCTATGCTGTAGGGAATGTAATGTCTGGTTCTACTGGGTCTGTATATGCTGGAGCAGGAGGAACTCTTGGACCGGCTCTGACATTTGGATATTTAGCAGGAATGCATTGCGCTGGAGTAAATACTTTAAAGAGAAATTAA
- a CDS encoding nitronate monooxygenase, translating to MNRVTKILGCKYPIIQAPMGWIARSQLASAVSNAGGFGIIETSSGEVENCKNEIKAMSQMTDKPFGVNLPLLFLQDESMIDLVVEEKIKFVTTSAGDPSKYIHILKEAGITVFHAVPSLAGAMKAANAGVDGLVVEGTEGGGFKSPEEVGLSVLLQSIRRQTDLPMIAAGGIVNGIGMAAAFAAGAEGIQMGTRFVSSKESPVHDNFKNYILKSNEQGTWILNKKSKPCIRALKTDFTKDIYEEGIMEMSAMSKIKDLYFGGDMNAAPALAGQSVGLIDQVKLVKDIINETINEFNEICKRMSSQILN from the coding sequence ATGAATAGAGTCACTAAAATATTAGGATGTAAATACCCAATTATTCAAGCCCCTATGGGATGGATAGCAAGAAGTCAACTTGCGTCAGCTGTATCTAATGCTGGAGGTTTTGGAATAATAGAAACTTCCTCTGGTGAAGTTGAAAACTGCAAAAATGAAATTAAAGCTATGTCTCAAATGACAGATAAACCTTTTGGCGTAAATCTTCCACTATTATTTCTACAAGACGAAAGTATGATTGATCTTGTTGTAGAAGAAAAAATAAAGTTTGTTACTACTTCAGCTGGCGATCCTTCAAAATACATTCATATCTTAAAAGAAGCTGGAATTACAGTTTTTCATGCAGTACCAAGTCTTGCTGGAGCAATGAAAGCTGCTAATGCCGGAGTGGATGGCCTTGTAGTAGAAGGAACAGAAGGAGGAGGCTTTAAGAGCCCTGAAGAAGTGGGTCTAAGTGTTCTATTGCAATCAATTAGAAGACAAACTGATCTTCCTATGATTGCTGCCGGAGGAATAGTGAATGGCATAGGTATGGCTGCCGCTTTTGCTGCAGGAGCTGAAGGAATCCAAATGGGAACAAGATTTGTCTCTTCTAAAGAAAGTCCTGTTCATGATAATTTCAAAAACTACATACTCAAATCCAATGAACAAGGCACTTGGATCCTTAATAAGAAGTCAAAACCGTGTATCAGAGCTTTAAAAACAGATTTTACTAAAGATATTTATGAAGAGGGTATTATGGAAATGTCGGCAATGTCGAAAATAAAAGACTTGTATTTTGGAGGTGACATGAATGCGGCTCCTGCTCTTGCAGGACAATCTGTAGGGCTTATTGATCAAGTAAAACTTGTTAAAGATATCATTAATGAGACTATTAATGAATTTAATGAAATTTGTAAAAGAATGTCATCACAGATTTTAAACTAA
- a CDS encoding TonB-dependent receptor, whose protein sequence is MKSIKHIIILSLLMSGGSIFTAELEEIVVTAQKRAENVQDVPATVNALTASVMEDFQIRDFSEIGSLVAGTTFNEYDTRRKAVSIRGLFTDPDWSGVALAQNYVNEVPVRPGEAFFELYDIERIEVLKGAQGTLQGVTSPGGAIHIYTKSAEIADAMSGYVESSIADNNGTLIKTGVNIPLTSSLAMRFAGVVNEHDGHEIFNVTTGQRENKKIDSQRLSFTFAPTDALDMQLVYEKANISHTQPRPVAGSAGSAPAAVAQTKGFLSQFSPAAAGIKVPSYNRQYYGGPIGTVSMEDGIAIHNGLAMDENDLDRTTLTINYSLAGHTLTLIGSDKENLSDTIIDRDFGKFYPGGYYQRVTTASETKHGEIRIANDPGGKIEYVVGAYTNNTDTFTLATVDTTGFQANILGASYPHLFFQVDTIIPLARQTNAFFANVKFNITDSTAIQVGVRDQEMDFFKKQTTDLTTLYTNMGMAYLCGLGMCTLDAIADADAYGENESTTESFKIIHNLNEDVMVYVSLDSGFRPGGLTITPTAIDPSLLVYQDEESDLMEIGVKSTLMDGKLMINASYFETEFDGYQGKADNITVFDRATQSMTNMQGGLAFNADATAEGFEMEWAYLVSDSLTLGGSLASVTVEYDSGTIGPINDPTYVGLLTATGSIAGQSASNAPEDTVNFWADYSAGNYFARLIWSMAGERTDRLVPGGEIGELNTVNLLTGYTSDNGMFEATIWVKNLLDEQELAFLSNPYSGGFSFGTPFTFQTNFTEGMTNPPRTMGITLGYNF, encoded by the coding sequence ATGAAATCAATAAAACACATAATAATACTGTCTTTGCTAATGAGCGGCGGGTCCATATTTACTGCAGAATTAGAAGAGATTGTAGTTACTGCGCAGAAAAGAGCTGAAAACGTTCAAGATGTTCCTGCTACTGTTAATGCTCTAACTGCTAGTGTAATGGAAGACTTCCAAATACGAGATTTTAGTGAAATAGGTAGCCTTGTTGCTGGAACTACCTTTAATGAGTACGATACCCGTCGTAAAGCAGTCTCAATCAGGGGCCTTTTTACTGACCCAGATTGGTCAGGAGTAGCCTTAGCACAAAATTATGTCAATGAAGTGCCTGTAAGACCGGGTGAAGCTTTCTTTGAACTGTATGACATAGAGCGAATAGAAGTTCTAAAAGGTGCGCAAGGAACGCTTCAAGGTGTTACTTCTCCTGGAGGAGCTATTCATATCTATACCAAGTCAGCTGAAATTGCTGATGCAATGAGCGGTTATGTTGAAAGTTCAATAGCAGATAATAATGGAACTTTGATTAAAACTGGCGTAAACATTCCTCTTACTAGTAGTCTTGCTATGAGATTTGCTGGAGTAGTCAATGAACATGATGGGCATGAAATTTTTAATGTAACGACAGGGCAAAGAGAGAATAAAAAAATTGATAGTCAAAGATTATCGTTTACATTTGCTCCAACAGATGCCTTGGATATGCAACTGGTTTATGAAAAAGCTAACATCTCTCACACCCAACCAAGACCCGTAGCTGGATCAGCTGGTTCTGCACCTGCCGCAGTTGCACAGACCAAAGGATTCTTATCTCAATTTTCACCTGCAGCTGCTGGAATAAAAGTACCTTCCTATAATCGCCAATATTATGGAGGCCCTATTGGAACTGTAAGTATGGAAGATGGAATTGCTATTCATAATGGATTAGCTATGGATGAAAATGATTTAGATAGAACAACACTTACTATAAATTACTCCTTAGCTGGTCATACTTTAACTTTAATTGGTTCAGATAAAGAGAATCTCTCTGATACTATTATTGATAGAGATTTTGGTAAATTTTACCCTGGGGGATATTATCAACGAGTAACTACAGCGTCTGAAACTAAACATGGAGAAATTCGTATTGCAAATGATCCTGGTGGAAAAATTGAATACGTTGTTGGAGCGTACACTAATAACACGGACACCTTTACTTTAGCTACTGTAGATACTACAGGTTTTCAAGCTAATATATTGGGTGCGTCTTACCCTCATCTTTTTTTTCAAGTTGATACCATCATACCTCTAGCTAGACAAACTAATGCTTTCTTCGCTAATGTGAAGTTTAATATTACAGATTCTACAGCTATCCAAGTTGGGGTTAGAGATCAAGAAATGGATTTCTTTAAAAAGCAAACAACTGACCTCACAACACTCTACACTAATATGGGTATGGCTTACTTGTGTGGGCTTGGAATGTGTACTTTAGATGCCATAGCTGATGCAGATGCTTATGGTGAAAATGAATCTACAACAGAAAGCTTTAAGATTATACACAACCTCAATGAGGATGTTATGGTCTACGTCAGCTTAGACAGTGGTTTTAGACCTGGTGGTCTTACTATAACCCCTACTGCCATAGATCCATCGTTGCTTGTTTATCAAGATGAAGAGAGTGATTTAATGGAAATAGGTGTTAAAAGCACGCTGATGGATGGAAAACTCATGATAAATGCATCTTATTTTGAAACTGAATTTGATGGATATCAAGGCAAAGCAGATAACATAACAGTCTTTGATAGAGCTACTCAAAGCATGACCAATATGCAAGGTGGACTTGCATTTAATGCGGATGCAACTGCTGAAGGTTTTGAAATGGAATGGGCTTACTTAGTGAGCGATTCATTGACTTTGGGTGGTTCATTGGCGAGCGTCACTGTGGAATATGATTCTGGCACAATAGGCCCTATAAATGATCCAACATACGTTGGACTGCTAACTGCTACAGGAAGTATTGCTGGCCAAAGTGCTTCGAACGCACCTGAAGATACAGTAAATTTTTGGGCTGACTATAGCGCAGGAAATTACTTTGCAAGACTAATTTGGTCTATGGCCGGAGAACGAACTGATAGACTTGTTCCTGGAGGAGAAATAGGCGAACTAAATACTGTTAATCTACTGACTGGATATACTTCAGATAATGGTATGTTTGAAGCAACTATCTGGGTAAAAAACCTTTTAGACGAGCAAGAGTTGGCCTTCTTATCCAATCCTTATAGTGGAGGTTTCTCTTTTGGAACACCTTTTACTTTTCAGACTAATTTTACTGAAGGCATGACAAATCCTCCTAGAACCATGGGTATTACTTTAGGATACAATTTCTAA
- a CDS encoding SDR family oxidoreductase, translating to MNVLEQFNLNGKVAVVTGAGKGIGKGIAIALAEAGADIALASRSKEDLDNVAREIDSIGRKALVVPTDVTIIDQLEALGTITQKDLGPIDIWVNNAGGLPDATPRYMTKTSEEEFDAQIGLNFKAVWQACVIAAKNMSEEGGSIINISSATAKNMGPNPKNGPYGASKSAVNSITASFSQELAPKIRVNAIAPGPVPTDNFNDSVGVHSHEETAALMNMMNLPLKRLGTPEDIGAAVVFMASSASSWITGQCLYVDGGM from the coding sequence ATGAATGTATTAGAACAATTTAATTTAAATGGAAAAGTAGCAGTGGTTACAGGAGCAGGAAAGGGCATTGGAAAAGGTATAGCTATAGCGTTAGCAGAAGCAGGAGCAGATATAGCTTTAGCCTCTAGAAGTAAAGAGGATCTAGATAATGTAGCTAGAGAGATAGATTCTATAGGTAGAAAAGCTTTAGTTGTGCCGACAGATGTTACTATTATTGATCAATTAGAAGCTCTAGGAACTATTACTCAAAAAGATCTAGGTCCTATTGATATTTGGGTAAATAATGCAGGCGGCCTTCCTGATGCAACTCCTAGATATATGACAAAAACATCTGAAGAGGAATTTGATGCTCAAATAGGGTTAAATTTCAAAGCAGTCTGGCAAGCTTGTGTTATAGCTGCTAAGAATATGTCTGAAGAGGGAGGCTCTATTATTAATATATCTTCAGCTACAGCAAAGAATATGGGCCCTAATCCAAAAAATGGACCTTATGGCGCATCAAAATCAGCCGTAAATAGTATTACAGCATCTTTTTCTCAAGAGTTAGCACCTAAGATTAGAGTAAATGCTATTGCACCAGGTCCAGTTCCTACAGACAACTTCAATGATTCAGTTGGAGTTCATTCTCACGAGGAGACAGCAGCTTTAATGAATATGATGAACCTTCCTTTAAAAAGACTGGGCACTCCAGAAGATATTGGAGCGGCAGTAGTATTCATGGCTTCATCCGCATCCAGTTGGATTACTGGGCAATGTTTATATGTAGACGGTGGAATGTAG